A window of Mucilaginibacter sp. PAMC 26640 contains these coding sequences:
- a CDS encoding alpha-1,2-mannosidase: MLNHIKKYLAVVVALSVSAMPALRAQSLASYVNPFIGASTSTADAGVYHGLGKTFPGATTPYGMVQVSPNTITGGDNGSGYSYEHKSIEGFAFTQMSGIGWFGDLGNFLVMPATGQLKTKAGTLDHPEGGYRSAYDKKSEQASAAYYSVLLTDNHIKAEMTAAPHSGMLRFTFPQNKQSRVQIDLARRVGGTSTSQYVKVVDAYTIQGWMKCTPDGGGWGNGDGHADYTVYFYAQFSKPLKDYGVWSADIPDGWSRKREDVGSEKYQAQVASAAILKRIKEKQGKHLGFFTEFATKANEQVLMKSGISFVSMAGAKTNLQAEMKDWNFDAAHRRAVALWDQNLAKVSIQGGTIEKKKVFYTALYHTMIDPRIVTDVDGQYQGGDGKAHKSSFFKKRSIFSGWDVFRSQMPLQTIINPALVNDMINSLVTLADEKNKNYLERWELLNSYSGCMFGNPAVSVITDAYAKGIRIYDVDKAYQLSVESVEKFGNGDKGYSAGGNSIALTLEYGYTEWCVSQMAGWLKHPADAAKYKARSASYKNIWDKDKGWFRPREEDGSWKAWPDSGRLTQWYGTFETNPYQQGWFVPHDVDGMVTLMGGSDKVIADLDNLFAKTPDNMMWNDYYNHANEPVHHVPFLYNRLGMPWLTQKWTREICRRAYKNAVEGLVGNEDVGQMSAWYVLAASGLHPVCPGDTRQEITSPVFDQVTMKLDPTYAKGKSFTIVANNNLAANMYIQSAKLNGKTYNKCYLDFKDIAAGGVLELTMGAQPNKNWGTN; this comes from the coding sequence ATGTTAAATCATATCAAAAAATACTTAGCGGTCGTTGTCGCGCTCAGCGTATCGGCCATGCCGGCGCTTCGCGCGCAAAGTCTGGCCTCTTATGTCAATCCTTTCATTGGCGCCAGTACAAGTACGGCCGATGCGGGCGTATACCATGGCCTGGGCAAAACCTTTCCCGGCGCCACTACGCCTTACGGTATGGTACAAGTGAGCCCGAATACCATTACCGGCGGCGATAATGGCTCTGGCTACAGCTACGAACATAAAAGTATTGAAGGCTTCGCTTTTACACAAATGAGCGGCATCGGCTGGTTTGGCGACTTGGGTAACTTTTTGGTCATGCCGGCAACCGGGCAGTTAAAAACAAAAGCAGGTACGCTTGATCATCCCGAAGGCGGCTACCGCTCGGCCTATGATAAAAAGAGCGAGCAAGCATCCGCCGCCTATTATAGCGTTTTATTAACTGATAACCACATCAAAGCCGAAATGACGGCCGCGCCGCACAGCGGCATGCTGCGTTTTACCTTTCCGCAAAATAAGCAATCACGTGTCCAAATCGACCTGGCCCGCCGGGTAGGGGGTACCTCAACTTCACAATATGTAAAAGTGGTAGATGCCTATACCATACAGGGATGGATGAAATGTACACCGGATGGCGGCGGCTGGGGCAATGGCGATGGCCATGCTGATTATACTGTTTACTTCTATGCGCAATTTAGTAAACCCCTGAAAGATTACGGCGTCTGGAGTGCCGACATCCCGGATGGCTGGAGCCGCAAACGCGAGGATGTAGGCAGCGAAAAATACCAGGCGCAGGTAGCAAGTGCCGCTATCCTGAAAAGGATTAAAGAAAAGCAAGGCAAGCATTTAGGCTTCTTCACCGAATTTGCTACCAAAGCAAACGAGCAGGTATTGATGAAATCGGGTATCTCATTCGTGAGTATGGCCGGTGCCAAAACCAACCTGCAGGCCGAAATGAAAGACTGGAACTTTGATGCAGCGCACCGGCGTGCAGTAGCCCTTTGGGATCAAAACCTGGCCAAAGTAAGTATCCAGGGTGGTACCATCGAGAAAAAGAAGGTCTTTTATACCGCGCTGTACCATACCATGATCGATCCGCGCATTGTTACGGATGTAGACGGGCAATATCAGGGTGGCGATGGCAAAGCGCATAAGAGCTCGTTCTTTAAAAAGCGCAGTATTTTCAGTGGCTGGGATGTTTTCCGCAGCCAGATGCCTTTGCAGACCATTATTAATCCTGCTTTGGTGAATGATATGATCAACTCGCTGGTAACTCTGGCGGACGAAAAAAACAAAAACTATCTCGAACGCTGGGAACTGCTGAATAGCTATAGCGGCTGTATGTTTGGCAACCCTGCCGTATCGGTCATTACCGACGCTTATGCCAAAGGCATCCGCATATATGATGTTGATAAAGCGTATCAGCTATCTGTTGAGTCGGTAGAAAAGTTTGGCAACGGCGACAAGGGCTACTCGGCCGGGGGCAACAGCATTGCGCTCACGCTGGAATACGGCTATACCGAATGGTGCGTATCGCAAATGGCAGGCTGGCTAAAACATCCGGCCGATGCGGCGAAATACAAGGCACGCAGCGCGAGTTACAAAAATATCTGGGATAAAGACAAGGGCTGGTTCCGCCCGCGGGAAGAGGACGGCAGCTGGAAAGCCTGGCCAGACTCGGGCCGTTTAACGCAGTGGTACGGTACCTTCGAAACCAACCCCTATCAGCAGGGATGGTTTGTACCCCATGATGTAGATGGTATGGTGACGCTCATGGGCGGGAGCGACAAAGTAATTGCAGACCTCGATAACCTCTTTGCCAAAACACCCGATAACATGATGTGGAATGATTATTACAACCACGCCAATGAACCGGTGCACCATGTGCCTTTCCTGTACAACCGGCTCGGTATGCCCTGGCTAACTCAAAAATGGACGCGGGAGATCTGTCGACGGGCATATAAAAATGCTGTAGAAGGACTTGTGGGGAATGAAGACGTAGGTCAGATGTCGGCCTGGTATGTTTTGGCTGCTTCCGGTTTGCATCCTGTTTGCCCGGGAGATACCCGGCAGGAGATCACCAGCCCGGTGTTTGATCAGGTAACGATGAAACTGGACCCCACCTACGCTAAAGGGAAATCGTTTACGATTGTAGCCAATAATAATTTGGCCGCTAATATGTACATCCAAAGCGCAAAATTAAATGGTAAAACCTACAATAAATGCTACCTCGACTTTAAAGACATTGCAGCAGGCGGCGTGCTGGAACTAACTATGGGGGCCCAACCCAATAAAAACTGGGGAACAAACTAA
- a CDS encoding XynC protein: MKKTLTLLLISAASFALKVQAANVDTALTHSAAMNKDIKAVIVKPADYSAAKKYPVVYLLHGFSGNYSDWIKKVPAITALADTYHLIIVCPDGAFAGWYFDSPVNKEWMFETYVANELVTYVDKHYATIANRKGRAITGLSMGGHGALFLAFKHQDVFGAAGSMSGVLDIRQFSDAFGIEQVLGKYSEHPDVWEQHCVVSLVYLLKPNALALTFDCGYDDAMYSGNQELHEKLMMRKIPHDYSVRPGGHSWEYWANSVNYHMLFFSRYFNNQK; encoded by the coding sequence ATGAAAAAAACCCTAACCTTATTACTGATCAGTGCGGCATCGTTCGCGCTCAAAGTTCAAGCGGCTAACGTTGATACAGCCTTAACACACAGTGCCGCCATGAACAAGGATATCAAAGCGGTGATTGTTAAACCGGCCGACTACTCCGCAGCCAAAAAATACCCGGTTGTTTATCTGTTGCACGGCTTTAGCGGTAACTATAGTGACTGGATAAAAAAAGTACCTGCTATTACTGCATTGGCCGATACTTATCACCTGATTATCGTTTGTCCGGATGGCGCATTTGCCGGCTGGTATTTCGACAGTCCCGTGAATAAAGAATGGATGTTTGAAACCTATGTAGCCAACGAGCTGGTGACTTATGTGGATAAGCATTATGCTACCATTGCCAACCGGAAGGGTAGGGCCATTACCGGTTTAAGCATGGGGGGCCATGGCGCTTTGTTTTTGGCCTTTAAGCACCAGGATGTTTTTGGGGCGGCAGGCAGTATGAGTGGTGTATTGGATATTCGGCAGTTTTCGGATGCCTTTGGTATTGAACAGGTTTTGGGTAAGTATAGCGAGCATCCAGATGTTTGGGAGCAGCATTGCGTGGTGAGCCTGGTTTACCTTTTAAAACCAAACGCGCTGGCGCTTACGTTCGACTGCGGTTACGATGATGCTATGTACAGCGGTAACCAGGAATTGCACGAAAAATTGATGATGCGTAAAATCCCGCACGACTACTCGGTAAGGCCAGGCGGGCACTCCTGGGAATATTGGGCTAACTCGGTAAACTACCATATGCTGTTTTTTAGCCGGTACTTTAATAATCAGAAATGA
- a CDS encoding glycoside hydrolase — MAAPRSTKPPVKRTAKPPVRKKAVKPANNWWKWAAAVLLIVLLSPWYYGYILNGFTATWRWMRDIGDDPHYRSYKSFKIRIPSGYQIHGIDVSYAQGKIDWRKVKAMKEDSVQVSFAFIKATEGLLIVDSYFKRNWREAPKSGITCGAYHFFRPRKNGLWQARFFLQNVKTEKGDLPPVADIETIDGVSPQNMRKELKAFLKHIEGKTGVKPLIYTNITFYQDYLAGYIDGYPLWIAHYYQPKLKLSGTTDWRFWQHSDKARVNGINHAVDFNVFKGDSLSFQQLLVE; from the coding sequence GTGGCAGCACCCAGATCAACCAAACCTCCCGTAAAGCGCACCGCAAAACCGCCTGTGCGAAAAAAAGCCGTTAAACCGGCAAACAACTGGTGGAAATGGGCGGCGGCCGTACTGCTGATTGTTCTGCTCTCTCCCTGGTATTATGGATACATCCTTAACGGCTTTACAGCAACTTGGCGCTGGATGAGAGACATTGGTGACGACCCGCATTACCGAAGTTATAAAAGCTTTAAGATCAGGATCCCATCGGGTTATCAAATCCACGGAATAGACGTTTCCTATGCGCAGGGTAAAATAGACTGGCGCAAAGTTAAAGCGATGAAAGAAGATAGTGTACAGGTGAGTTTTGCTTTTATAAAGGCTACCGAAGGACTTCTTATTGTTGATTCCTACTTTAAGCGCAACTGGCGCGAAGCACCAAAATCGGGTATTACCTGTGGTGCCTACCATTTCTTCCGGCCAAGAAAAAACGGATTGTGGCAAGCCAGGTTTTTCCTGCAAAATGTAAAAACAGAAAAAGGTGACTTGCCGCCTGTTGCCGATATTGAAACAATTGATGGGGTAAGCCCGCAAAACATGCGGAAGGAATTGAAAGCCTTTTTAAAGCATATAGAAGGCAAAACTGGCGTAAAGCCGCTGATCTATACTAATATTACCTTTTATCAGGATTATCTGGCAGGTTATATCGATGGTTATCCCTTATGGATAGCACATTACTACCAGCCCAAATTAAAACTTAGCGGTACTACCGACTGGCGTTTCTGGCAGCACTCGGATAAAGCACGCGTAAACGGCATTAACCACGCCGTTGATTTTAATGTATTTAAAGGGGATAGTTTAAGTTTTCAGCAGTTGCTGGTAGAATAG
- a CDS encoding luciferase, whose protein sequence is MELGISTFGEVSPDGKPGNAVNAHKRVQQLLEEVKLADEVGLDVFAFGEHHRPDFVISAPEIFMAAAASVTKNIRLSSSVTVLSSADPVRTFQNFATVDLISGGRAEILAGRGSFIESYPLFGYNLNDYDALFNEKLDMLMQINKTEKLTWKGEFRAPIQNQGIYPRPLQNEIPIWLGVGGTPASAKRAGRLNLPMTIAILGSAPKHFVPFVELYRESAEKAGHDVSQLQLGISSQFYLAETNQQAANEFYPSYEALMNRVGKDRGWSPMSKEQFEYLRNDGPLVVGNVQMAIDKIMSQYHLFKNTRFLAQLVTGHTSHTGILKAIELFGTQVAPVVRKEIGEQRKAEQVLVN, encoded by the coding sequence ATGGAATTAGGCATCAGCACATTTGGCGAAGTTAGCCCGGATGGCAAACCGGGAAATGCGGTTAATGCACACAAACGTGTGCAGCAATTATTGGAAGAGGTTAAACTGGCCGATGAAGTTGGATTAGATGTTTTTGCCTTTGGTGAGCATCACCGCCCGGATTTTGTGATCTCGGCGCCAGAGATCTTTATGGCCGCTGCGGCCTCGGTTACCAAAAACATCCGCCTATCAAGTTCAGTTACAGTATTAAGTTCTGCTGATCCCGTACGTACCTTCCAGAACTTTGCCACAGTTGACCTGATCAGTGGCGGGCGGGCAGAGATCCTTGCAGGGCGGGGTTCTTTTATTGAATCTTATCCTTTATTTGGCTACAATCTGAATGACTACGACGCGTTGTTCAATGAAAAGCTGGATATGCTGATGCAGATCAATAAAACTGAAAAGCTTACGTGGAAAGGTGAGTTTCGTGCACCTATCCAAAACCAGGGTATTTACCCGCGACCGCTGCAAAATGAGATCCCGATATGGCTGGGGGTTGGCGGTACGCCTGCATCTGCCAAACGCGCAGGTCGCTTAAACCTGCCGATGACTATTGCTATTTTAGGTAGCGCACCTAAACACTTTGTCCCGTTTGTAGAACTTTACCGCGAATCGGCTGAAAAGGCCGGCCATGATGTGAGCCAACTGCAATTAGGCATCAGCTCTCAGTTTTATTTGGCGGAGACTAACCAGCAGGCTGCAAACGAATTTTACCCATCGTACGAGGCACTCATGAACCGGGTGGGGAAAGACCGGGGCTGGTCGCCCATGAGCAAAGAGCAATTTGAATATCTACGCAACGACGGACCGTTGGTTGTGGGCAACGTGCAAATGGCTATCGATAAAATAATGTCGCAATATCACTTGTTTAAAAATACGCGTTTCCTGGCACAACTCGTAACCGGACACACCTCGCATACCGGTATCTTAAAAGCTATTGAGTTATTTGGTACGCAGGTAGCCCCAGTGGTGCGGAAAGAAATTGGTGAACAGCGGAAGGCTGAGCAAGTATTGGTGAACTAA